Part of the Natronobacterium gregoryi SP2 genome, AGGCGTCCAGTGGGGAATGGCCATCGACCTCGAGCGCTGTGACGGCTGTCTTACCTGTGTCACCGGCTGTGCACGGGAAAACCAGCTCGACTCGGGCGTCAACTGGATGTACGTTCTCGAGTACGACGACCCGAGCGCAAGCGGTGAAGGCTCGGAACTCGCTCGAAACGCTGGCGGTGCCGCCAACCGACTGGTTCGGCCGTGTCAGCACTGCACCGACGCACCGTGTGAGAAGGTCTGTCCGACGACGGCCCGCCACACGCGCGACAAGGACGGCCTCGTTCTGACCGACTACGACGTCTGTATCGGTTGCCGATACTGCCAGGTCGCCTGCCCCTACGGCGTCAACTACTTCCAGTGGGACGAACCGGACGTCCCGGCCGACGCCATCGAAGAATACCACCAGGAGAGAGACATGGGCGATCACATGACCGACGACCGCGGACGCTGGGTCGACAGTCGCGCACCGCGGGGAGTCATGAGCAAGTGTACGATGTGTCCGACCCGACAGGACGGCCAGATGGGCGAAAGTCACGTCGGAACGACCGCCTGTGAAGAAGTCTGTCCAACAGGGGCGATCCAGTTCGGGAACATGAACGATCCCGACAGCGACCCCCGAAAGTACGAGGACAATCCAGCCCGCGGCCGCACCCTCTGGCGGATCAACCCGCCGAGCGCGGCCGACTTCGAGGCGGACCTCGACGGCGTCGACGACGACCTCGACTCCGTGCTCGAGGCGACGGATCTCGAGGAAGAGGAACTGACGCTGTTGAAGGCCGTCGAGATCGTCTCCGAGGACGAACTGTACGATGGAGACGACGACGACCTCCACAGCCACGATCTGGACTACCACGAACACGCCTTCCGGGAAGCCCTGGAAGCGCTCGCGGACCACGGCCTCGACCACGACAGCGAGGAGGTATTGGTCGAACTCGGTCTCGCCGACGAGTCCGACGACGACGAGGAGTTCGACGGTCCAGACGAGGACGCGGCCCAGATCACTCTCGAGTCGTTCACCGGCAGCCCGGACTCGAATTTCCAACTGCTCGAGGAGTACGGCACGAACCCGAACGTCGTCTACATGGGTCAACAGCCGGGTCCGAACGCAGAGCAGACGGAGCCGACCGGTACTGGCGTGCCGTACGAGCGGCTTAGTTACGAGACGGTGACCGAGGATCAGATCGACCTCGTCGACAACCGCAAGGACGTGCTTGACGAGGATACCGTCGACGGAGGGCTGTTCTCATGAGTACGAAGACTCCAACCGAATCCGACATCCTGCGGCCGGTCGGGATCGAGAGCATCTCGAAAACGTATCTTGCCGTGTTTGGAGCCGCTACCGCGGCGTTCGGTATCTTCCTGGTCGGCTGGTTCTACCAGCTTTACGTCGGGATGAGCGTCACTGGCCTCTCGGATTGGGGGACTGGTGGCGGCGT contains:
- a CDS encoding 4Fe-4S ferredoxin N-terminal domain-containing protein → MSTDDESFHPLGSEWEGDLESMLDDTEYDTDLGMEMAKDAFRVTKGELSEAEFHEKYHDDVMEEFGEDERPTKAAYEEAQAAEDGTASRMLSKFEGDGEESRRGAMKKMGAGAAAVGLGAWGTVDDGPTEPDPEPSAAAAQDEAEEDEGVQWGMAIDLERCDGCLTCVTGCARENQLDSGVNWMYVLEYDDPSASGEGSELARNAGGAANRLVRPCQHCTDAPCEKVCPTTARHTRDKDGLVLTDYDVCIGCRYCQVACPYGVNYFQWDEPDVPADAIEEYHQERDMGDHMTDDRGRWVDSRAPRGVMSKCTMCPTRQDGQMGESHVGTTACEEVCPTGAIQFGNMNDPDSDPRKYEDNPARGRTLWRINPPSAADFEADLDGVDDDLDSVLEATDLEEEELTLLKAVEIVSEDELYDGDDDDLHSHDLDYHEHAFREALEALADHGLDHDSEEVLVELGLADESDDDEEFDGPDEDAAQITLESFTGSPDSNFQLLEEYGTNPNVVYMGQQPGPNAEQTEPTGTGVPYERLSYETVTEDQIDLVDNRKDVLDEDTVDGGLFS